A genomic region of Danio aesculapii chromosome 21, fDanAes4.1, whole genome shotgun sequence contains the following coding sequences:
- the ghrb gene encoding growth hormone receptor b produces the protein MEKVLFICILFTGAVATQNMLPTTQGQTSSRPHLTGCFSRDMITFRCQWDTGSFQNHTELEDLSFFYMLEKDPKKTYGKWIECPSYNSLRNECYFDASHTFVWYTYVIQLRSVENVYEEMSFNIENIVFPDPPVRLNWTLLKMASSGLHCDVVLSWDPPPSAGVPLSDGWISLVYETQYREKDSDQWNTLENDKNTQAFIYGLESNTEYELRVRAKMRGFHFGDFSDSILILVPNKESRISITAVLVFTAVSVTIILMLIVVSRQQKIMVIFLPPVPGPKIEGIDPLNFKKGQASDFKILGTHPDLRPELYSNDPWVEFIEVDIDEPHESQQELLIADSSASDSPQMPSSFKDDDSGWASCCDPDLSDHDQTDLKQASSSCHDGFLPLSRAHSAATRPQETTWSNNLYSQVSDITQRGEFVLSPEEQEMAALQDKDINKNKEIQRLAMIPDERGYTSEIVASTISAHHNKPNPPKTDQEQHSEYRDTETSPWSSAFPILAKPPSPDYTMVDAVDWTNGLLLKPNTPTAPQKAAAKTSFTPVGYLTPDLLDNITP, from the exons gtcagACTTCATCTCGGCCTCATCTGACTGGCTGTTTTTCTCGAGATATGATAACTTTCCGCTGTCAATGGGATACTGGATCTTTCCAAAACCACACAGAACTCGAGGATCTGAGCTTTTTCTACATGTTAGAAAA GGATCCTAAGAAAACTTATGGAAAATGGATTGAATGTCCAAGTTACAACTCCTTGAGGAATGAATGCTACTTTGATGCCAGTCATACCTTTGTATGGTATACTTATGTGATCCAGCTGCGCTCTGTTGAGAATGTTTATGAGGAAATGTCTTTTAACATAGAAAACATTG TGTTTCCAGACCCACCTGTACGTCTGAACTGGACTCTTTTAAAAATGGCCTCCAGCGGTTTACACTGTGATGTGGTTTTAAGCTGGGATCCACCTCCGTCCGCTGGAGTGCCTCTGTCAGATGGATGGATCTCACTGGTTTACGAGACACAGTACAGAGAAAAGGATTCAGACCAGTGGAACACA CtggaaaatgacaaaaacacacaGGCATTTATCTACGGTCTGGAAAGCAATACTGAATATGAACTCAGAGTCCGGGCAAAAATGAGAGGCTTCCACTTTGGAGACTTCAGTGACTCCATCTTGATACTTGTTCCTAACAAAG aatcaagaatttcgaTTACGGCTGTGCTGGTCTTTACTGCTGTCAGTGTCACCATTATCTTGATGCTGATTGTAGTTTCACGTCAACAAAA GATAATGGTGATTTTCTTGCCACCCGTTCCTGGACCAAAAATCGAAGGCATTGACCCTTTGAATTTTAAG AAAGGCCAGGCAAGTGACTTCAAAATCTTAGGGACCCACCCAGACTTGAGGCCAGAGCTGTACAGCAACGATCCATGGGTCGAGTTCATAGAGGTGGACATTGACGAACCACATGAGAGCCAGCAGGAGCTCCTCATCGCTGACTCATCGGCCTCGGACTCTCCACAGATGCCTAGTAGTTTCAAGGATGATGATTCGGGATGGGCGAGCTGCTGTGATCCAGACCTGTCAGATCACGATCAAACAGATCTAAAACAAGCTTCCAGCAGTTGCCACGATGGTTTCCTCCCGCTGTCGCGTGCACACTCTGCAGCCACCAGGCCACAAGAAACAACCTGGTCAAACAATCTTTACTCACAGGTTAGTGACATCACTCAGCGTGGTGAGTTCGTGCTGAGTCCAGAAGAACAAGAAATGGCGGCTCTGCAGGACAAAGACATAAATAAGAACAAAGAAATCCAACGGTTAGCGATGATTCCTGACGAAAGAGGCTACACCTCTGAGATTGTGGCCAGTACGATCAGCGCCCATCACAATAAACCAAACCCACCCAAGACTGATCAAGAACAGCACAGTGAATACAGAGACACAGAAACATCCCCTTGGTCCAGTGCTTTTCCTATTCTTGCAAAGCCTCCCAGCCCAGATTACACAATGGTTGATGCGGTGGACTGGACAAATGGTCTCCTCTTGAAACCAAATACACCAACAGCCCCACAGAAAGCAGCAGCGAAGACTTCGTTTACTCCTGTAGGATACCTGACTCCTGACCTTCTGGACAACATTACACCTTAA
- the LOC130214405 gene encoding coiled-coil domain-containing protein 152-like, producing the protein MKKHSAVDLTKLAKDFIHLENKITEMKGENSTLEIQLDETGRILKLAQNKEKLLIEERHGLLESVKSLQNTIQQQCDLRAENERLKNAALQMKKENEAQLEESKIQLQRLTAEMKVLRDQHQRELKDCDKETQRKLKAKDSELKVAHERYECTLEEMRRQMTEKEKEKQTQIIKLQMEFGAKLARAQSMSAKTQTQTQASAPRPQNIFKRKLQFIQEEKNKEIEALRQRVRELEHHSLHGLKRRRN; encoded by the exons ATGAAAAAGCATTCTGCCGTCGACTTGACTAAACTTGCAAAAGATTTCATCCACCTGGAGAAT AAAATTACAGAGATGAAAGGGGAAAATAGTACTCTTGAAATACAACTGGACGAGACTGGCAGAATTTTAAAACTTGCACAAAACAAAGAGAAGCTGTTAATTGAAG AGAGACATGGACTTTTGGAAAGTGTCAAAAGTCTACAAAACACCATACAGCAGCAGTGTGATCTCAGAG CTGAAAATGAAAGGCTGAAAAATGCAGCTCTTCAGATGAAGAAAGAAAACGAGGCTCAATTAGAG GAAAGCAAGATTCAGCTTCAGAGACTTACAGCAGAGATGAAAGTGCTGCGAGATCAACACCAGAGGGAGTTGAAGGACTGTGATAAAGAAACACAAAGAAAAT TAAAAGCTAAAGATTCTGAACTGAAAGTGGCTCATGAGAGATATGAATGCACTCTGGAGGAAATGAGAAGACAGATGACGGAGAAGGAGAAAGAAAAGCAAACACAAATCATTAAACTTCAAATGGAG TTTGGTGCTAAACTTGCAAGGGCCCAGAGCATGTCTGCAAAGACTCAGACTCAAACGCAAGCATCTGCTCCTCGACCACAGAACATCTTTAAAAGA AAGCTGCAGTTCATTCAGGAGGAGAAAAACAAAGAGATCGAGGCTCTGCGTCAGCGGGTGAGAGAGCTGGAACACCACAGCCTTCATGGATTAAAGAGAAGGAGAAACTGA
- the nim1kb gene encoding serine/threonine-protein kinase NIM1, producing MPEKFRQVSVQVYQHYLYTVTDSSECSSEKEEDEEPSKRLTPLEKLTLEMCKDENTVKELTVGKRVGFYKVRGQIGCGNFSKVKLATHALTKDKVAVKIMDKMRLDVQTQRMLTREISNMESLYHPNLLQLYEVLETPSRLYLILEFAGGGDLHTRISSGGKLTDLESKIVFAQILSAVKYMHENNIIHRDLKAENVLYTTNGCIKVADFGFSTKVNNRNQALDTFCGSPPYAAPELFKDDSYIGPPVDVWAMGVLLFFMVTGSLPFRADTVPKLRQSVLEGAYLLPIWVSAPCQRLIRGILKPEPSERCALDQMLGCEWLLPVELFRPIPPLYQLNPIHLLEAGPGELDRDQEEVKGILEKLGVTPEHILNNQGKRIRSPINGVYRILLHRVKRNRGAESVPSISGVVKDPKRDSLRAYRNLRHSSKLCALS from the exons ATGCCTGAAAAGTTCAGACAGGTGTCTGTACAGGTGTATCAGCACTATCTGTACACCGTGACGGACAGCTCTGAGTGCAGCTCAGAGAAAGAGGAGGATGAAGAGCCATCCAAACGCCTCACACCCCTGGAGAAGTTAACACTGGAAATGTGCAAAGACGAAAACACAGTAAAGGAGCTGACGGTGGGCAAACGGGTGGGTTTCTACAAAGTGCGAGGTCAGATCGGCTGTGGCAACTTTTCCAAAGTCAAACTGGCCACTCATGCCCTCACCAAAG ACAAGGTTGCAGTGAAGATTATGGACAAGATGCGGCTGGATGTGCAGACTCAGAGAATGTTGACGAGAGAGATCTCCAACATGGAGAGCTTATATCATCCAAACCTGCTGCAGCTCTATGAGGTGCTGGAGACGCCGAGCCGACTCTACCTGATCCTGGAGTTTGCTGGAGGAGGAGACCTGCACACCAGAATCAGCTCTGGAGGAAAACTGACCGACCTAGAGAGCAAGATTGTCTTCGCACAAATCCTGTCAGCTGTCAAATACATG CACGAAAACAACATAATCCATCGAGATCTGAAGGCTGAAAATGTTCTTTACACAACCAATGGCTGCATAAAAGTAGCTGACTTTGGCTTCAGCACAAAGGTCAACAACCGCAACCAAGCTCTGGACACATTTTGCGGCTCACCTCCTTACGCAGCTCCAGAACTCTTCAAAGACGACTCCTACATCGGACCACCAGTAGACGTGTGGGCGATGGGTGTCCTCCTATTCTTCATGGTTACTGGCAGCCTACCCTTCCGTGCCGACACTGTGCCCAAATTACGCCAAAGTGTCCTGGAGGGTGCTTATCTCCTGCCAATATGGGTCTCTGCTCCATGTCAGCGGCTCATCCGGGGGATCCTGAAACCTGAACCGTCAGAGCGATGCGCCCTGGACCAGATGCTGGGCTGTGAGTGGCTGCTGCCAGTCGAACTCTTTCGCCCAATTCCTCCATTATACCAGCTCAACCCCATCCACCTGCTGGAGGCCGGACCAGGAGAGCTGGACAGAGACCAGGAGGAGGTCAAAGGTATCCTGGAGAAACTAGGAGTTACTCCGGAGCATATTCTCAATAATCAAGGAAAGCGTATTCGGAGTCCTATTAATGGGGTTTATCGTATATTATTGCACAGAGTTAAAAGAAACAGAGGAGCCGAGTCTGTGCCATCAATCAGCGGAGTAGTCAAAGATCCTAAAAGAGACAGTCTGCGTGCCTACAGGAACCTACGACACTCCTCGAAACTCTGTGCACTTTCTTGA
- the gadd45gb.1 gene encoding growth arrest and DNA-damage-inducible, gamma b, tandem duplicate 1 produces the protein MLHSEEPIRGGFFHSHHEPSGIKAESARRLITNPFGLHPASVLLSAPCGITTSITMTLEEVLIQKPSERAQCSAGKALEEVLVSAKANDSLTIGVYESAKVMNVDPDSVSFCVLAVDEEFDCDIALQIHFTLIQAFCFDNDISIVRVNDMQRLSDIVGDKAEEFEDAHCVLITKPAEDSWEDPALEKLHLFCEESRSYNEWVPEITLPER, from the exons ATGCTCCATTCAGAGGAGCCAATCAGAGGAGGCTTCTTTCACAGCCACCACGAGCCGAGCGGTATAAAAGCCGAGAGCGCACGACGCTTGATCACCAATCCTTTCGGATTACATCCAGCTTCAGTTCTGCTATCTGCTCCCTGTGGAATAACAACCAGCATCACCATGACTCTTGAGGAGGTTCTCATCCAGAAGCCCAGCGAGAGAGCTCAGTGCTCTGCGGGGAAAGCTCTGGAAGAAGTCCTGGTTTCTGCCAAAGCGAACGACTCCCTCACCATCGGGGTGTACGAGTCTGCAAAAGTTATGAATGT TGACCCAGACAGTGTGTCTTTCTGCGTCCTGGCGGTGGATGAGGAGTTCGACTGCGATATCGCTCTGCAGATCCACTTTACTCTCATCCAAGCCTTCTGTTTCGACAACGACATCAGCATCGTCAGAGTCAACGACATGCAGCGCCTTTCTGACATTGTTGGTGACAAAGCTGAAGAATTTGAAGATGCTCACTGCGTGCTTATCACG AAACCTGCTGAGGACTCCTGGGAGGATCCAGCTCTGGAGAAGCTGCACCTGTTCTGTGAAGAGAGTCGCAGCTATAACGAGTGGGTTCCTGAGATCACTCTGCCCGAGCGTTGA
- the LOC130214645 gene encoding LOW QUALITY PROTEIN: growth arrest and DNA damage-inducible protein GADD45 gamma (The sequence of the model RefSeq protein was modified relative to this genomic sequence to represent the inferred CDS: inserted 1 base in 1 codon) — protein MSRISKGTRLGYVRFFFVPNXPIITRGANACHHPAINTGRVSRGNSLSTYIALLEPLLYFKQLEPTFIQTKMVNEGKALSEALLSAKAEGRLTVGVYECAKIMNEDPDSVSFCLLATDDFECDIALQIHFTLIQAFCFDNDISIVRVNDLKRLNALVGGKGQLEEAHCVLITNPTEDSWEDPALEKLHLFCEESRSYNEWVPEITLPER, from the exons ATGTCACGCATATCTAAAGGCACGCGCCTTGGATACGTCCGATTCTTTTTTGTCCCTA AGCCAATCATAACGCGCGGTGCAAACGCGTGCCACCATCCCGCTATAAATACTGGTCGCGTGTCAAGAGGAAACTCACTCTCCACATACATCGCTCTGCTCGAGCCACTACTTTATTTCAAACAGCTAGAGCCTACATTCATCCAAACCAAGATGGTTAATGAAGGAAAAGCCCTCTCCGAAGCCCTGCTGTCTGCCAAGGCGGAGGGTCGCCTCACTGTTGGCGTCTATGAATGCGCAAAAATCATGAATGA GGACCCTGACAGTGTGTCCTTCTGCCTTTTGGCCACTGATGACTTCGAGTGCGACATTGCTCTGCAGATCCACTTCACTCTCATTCAGGCGTTTTGCTTTGACAACGACATCAGCATCGTCAGAGTCAACGACCTGAAGAGACTCAACGCTCTCGTTGGTGGAAAAGGTCAACTTGAGGAGGCTCACTGTGTGCTTATAACG AACCCAACTGAGGACTCCTGGGAGGATCCAGCTCTGGAGAAGCTGCACCTGTTCTGTGAAGAGAGTCGCAGCTATAACGAGTGGGTTCCTGAGATCACTCTGCCCGAGCGTTGA